The following are encoded in a window of Chthonomonas sp. genomic DNA:
- a CDS encoding cytochrome c3 family protein: MKNRWFITLIASIPVVAAVLAIQSCGGVGGPTTNNGGQGSVSASFLALLSDEQRTATSITPEECADCHGGRNPDEPIYAHWKETAHFAKGVTCESCHGPGSAHKANPTKSNMLTYPKITSPVVCGQCHGPIVDQYNVSQHSKLVSDPVEEAIVNPAQYGRNSRCIACHSGLVRAEILEKGEDLGALSDAEIREISENTLQHVPHSATCTTCHSPHRQTGNLTDAGKEVQLNKKTFNLDITAIDRGTTAASFTNYDHVCGQCHNGRGTDPTDAKLTSGTARPSMHDSNQMQMLMGFGGVEGSGPVERNTAHAQAPGQCSKCHMPDSRHTFTVSFDNGCAPCHTAADAAARATSIKSETLSLLVALRTRMETWAQGKFGNADYWDYTSIITADGGTPPTQSQVPIEVKRARHNYYFVIRSGDYGVHNAPYAKHLLSVANTNLTSIGVAGAPSSRLGNDDKLQIIERDKQRAMKAELEFPE, encoded by the coding sequence ATGAAGAACCGATGGTTCATTACACTCATCGCGTCCATCCCTGTTGTGGCCGCGGTTCTGGCAATCCAGAGCTGTGGTGGCGTTGGCGGACCGACCACAAATAATGGTGGCCAGGGATCGGTAAGCGCTTCGTTCTTGGCATTGCTCAGCGATGAGCAGCGCACAGCAACGTCGATTACCCCTGAAGAATGCGCTGACTGCCACGGTGGCCGTAATCCGGATGAACCGATCTATGCACACTGGAAGGAAACAGCCCACTTCGCAAAGGGTGTGACTTGCGAGAGCTGCCACGGCCCGGGAAGCGCCCACAAGGCAAACCCGACCAAGTCAAACATGCTGACCTACCCGAAGATCACTTCGCCGGTCGTATGCGGGCAGTGCCACGGTCCAATCGTGGATCAATACAACGTGTCGCAGCACAGCAAGCTTGTCTCTGACCCGGTGGAAGAGGCCATCGTGAACCCGGCGCAATACGGTCGCAACTCGCGCTGTATCGCCTGTCACAGCGGCCTGGTCCGCGCGGAGATTCTGGAGAAAGGCGAGGACCTGGGTGCCCTTTCGGATGCTGAAATCCGAGAGATCTCGGAGAACACGTTGCAGCATGTGCCACATTCGGCCACCTGCACCACTTGCCACAGCCCGCACCGACAAACTGGCAACCTCACGGACGCTGGTAAGGAAGTCCAGCTGAACAAGAAGACGTTCAACCTCGACATCACTGCGATCGATCGGGGAACGACGGCTGCCTCCTTCACGAACTACGATCACGTCTGCGGCCAGTGCCACAACGGACGTGGTACGGACCCAACCGACGCGAAGCTGACTTCCGGCACGGCTCGACCGAGCATGCACGACAGCAATCAGATGCAAATGCTGATGGGCTTCGGCGGCGTCGAAGGTTCGGGACCGGTGGAACGAAACACGGCCCACGCTCAGGCGCCCGGCCAGTGCTCCAAGTGCCACATGCCGGATTCGAGGCACACCTTTACGGTGAGCTTCGACAACGGCTGCGCGCCGTGTCACACGGCAGCAGATGCGGCGGCACGCGCCACCTCGATCAAGTCGGAAACGCTGAGCTTGCTCGTTGCCCTCCGGACCCGTATGGAGACATGGGCACAAGGCAAATTCGGCAATGCTGACTACTGGGACTACACCAGTATCATCACCGCCGACGGCGGCACCCCGCCGACTCAGTCGCAAGTGCCGATCGAAGTCAAGCGGGCACGCCACAACTACTACTTCGTCATCCGCTCCGGCGACTACGGCGTCCACAACGCCCCGTACGCTAAGCATCTCCTCTCGGTCGCGAATACCAACCTGACCTCGATAGGAGTGGCAGGAGCGCCAAGCTCGCGGCTCGGAAACGATGACAAACTGCAGATCATCGAACGCGATAAGCAGCGGGCGATGAAGGCTGAGCTCGAGTTTCCCGAGTAA
- the ccsA gene encoding cytochrome c biogenesis protein CcsA: MNDINATSLMDPPSWSLTLGVIGRFLILGAAGFFALAGISWFVQPRWPNGARLGKGAFFAGCAALAGSFVSLGVLFANHRFEYEYVYGHSDLANALAYRIAGIWSGQEGSFLLWATCSAIFGLFTVGRTEHYRRWYTIVFSFFLGGIASILAFESPFNLNMVGSKPFVPADGLGLAPSLQNYWVIIHPPTIFLGFGSLTCLFALAVAALCTRDYERWIPIVRPWAIVATTLVGVGLCMGGFWAYETLGWGGFWMWDPVENVSFVPWCFAAALLHGVLVQATKKKWQMTNLLLGALPFLVFVYGTFLTRSGLLSDASVHSFAEMDRSALKLLTIVMGVSTLGFLGLWGVRTWQQRKVQAEASEAPTGLQREGFYMVGITLLLVMGIATAIGMSVPLVQALRGEKPRIVEEAVYHQVLVWIFVPIMLLLAITPFVAWRGMRARDLAARMYTILCITVGVTGLLLFLTVVTPFARRIEIAPVVTMLGRYQVPGLAWLTVLVGICLFALIGNVWCASGLMKRSKLGIAPFMTHVGLGLLMMGLIVSRGFERKAQTMVMQDYPGRLMNYEVRYAGMTSNEMDRNNKLKLAIYDPHKQGDPLFIAYPGLYRVQMADGQENTMVWPHIERNWLMDTYVSLGQPQNNASQDLTLKQGETVRFGEMMLTYKKMTRQGEPGQLGTKFGAEVTVESMGQVATVNPEMELGGDQGMVDHPVKIADNMELVMAGMDAADKSVRLRIQLTTPLYPVEIYHKPLTSLVWLGTGVMTLGGFLSAFYRRARRPVTAPESPQVAPLGAKPKRAPAMLGDKP, encoded by the coding sequence ATGAACGATATCAATGCCACAAGCCTCATGGACCCACCAAGTTGGTCTCTGACTCTCGGAGTCATAGGCCGATTCTTGATTTTGGGGGCAGCCGGGTTCTTCGCCCTGGCTGGCATATCGTGGTTCGTACAACCTCGGTGGCCGAACGGCGCACGACTGGGCAAGGGTGCATTTTTTGCTGGCTGCGCTGCGCTGGCCGGTTCGTTCGTCAGCCTCGGCGTGCTCTTCGCCAATCACCGATTCGAGTATGAGTACGTCTACGGTCACTCAGATCTTGCGAACGCCTTGGCATACCGCATTGCCGGGATCTGGTCCGGCCAAGAGGGGAGTTTCTTGCTTTGGGCGACGTGCTCGGCAATCTTCGGCCTCTTCACCGTCGGTCGCACGGAGCACTACCGCCGCTGGTACACGATCGTCTTCTCCTTCTTCCTGGGAGGCATCGCCAGCATTCTCGCGTTCGAGTCTCCCTTTAACCTCAACATGGTTGGGTCGAAGCCGTTCGTCCCCGCCGATGGACTTGGACTCGCACCTTCCCTACAGAATTACTGGGTCATCATCCACCCGCCCACCATCTTCCTCGGGTTTGGATCGCTAACCTGCCTCTTCGCTCTGGCGGTCGCCGCACTCTGCACGCGAGACTACGAGCGCTGGATACCGATTGTGCGCCCCTGGGCAATCGTCGCCACCACCCTCGTGGGTGTCGGCCTGTGCATGGGCGGTTTCTGGGCGTACGAGACGCTCGGCTGGGGCGGCTTCTGGATGTGGGATCCTGTCGAGAACGTGAGCTTTGTCCCATGGTGCTTCGCGGCAGCGCTCTTGCATGGCGTACTCGTGCAGGCCACCAAGAAGAAGTGGCAGATGACAAACCTTCTGCTCGGTGCACTGCCCTTCCTCGTGTTCGTTTACGGCACCTTCCTCACCCGATCGGGATTGCTGAGCGACGCGAGCGTGCATAGCTTTGCCGAGATGGATCGCTCCGCGCTAAAACTGCTTACCATCGTCATGGGGGTCAGCACGCTCGGATTCCTCGGGCTATGGGGGGTGCGAACTTGGCAGCAACGCAAGGTCCAAGCCGAAGCAAGTGAAGCCCCTACCGGTCTCCAGCGCGAAGGGTTCTACATGGTCGGGATCACGCTCCTGCTGGTTATGGGCATCGCCACCGCCATTGGCATGAGCGTTCCGCTGGTTCAGGCTCTGCGCGGCGAGAAACCCCGAATTGTAGAGGAGGCGGTGTACCACCAGGTGCTCGTTTGGATCTTCGTACCGATCATGCTGTTGCTGGCGATCACGCCATTTGTCGCATGGCGCGGCATGCGGGCGCGCGATTTGGCCGCCCGAATGTACACGATCTTGTGCATCACCGTGGGAGTCACGGGACTGCTGCTCTTCCTGACCGTCGTCACACCGTTCGCGCGTCGCATAGAGATCGCGCCGGTCGTCACAATGCTGGGGCGCTACCAAGTGCCCGGCCTCGCGTGGTTGACCGTCTTAGTCGGAATCTGCCTCTTTGCGCTCATCGGCAATGTGTGGTGCGCGTCTGGGCTGATGAAGCGAAGCAAACTCGGTATTGCCCCATTCATGACCCACGTGGGTCTTGGGCTCTTGATGATGGGTCTGATCGTCTCCCGTGGTTTCGAACGCAAAGCCCAAACGATGGTGATGCAAGACTATCCCGGGCGACTCATGAACTACGAAGTTCGATACGCCGGGATGACGTCTAATGAGATGGACCGCAATAACAAACTCAAACTGGCGATTTACGATCCGCATAAGCAAGGTGACCCGTTGTTCATCGCCTACCCAGGGCTGTACCGGGTGCAGATGGCTGATGGCCAAGAGAACACCATGGTGTGGCCGCACATTGAGCGCAACTGGCTCATGGATACGTACGTTTCCCTCGGTCAACCGCAGAACAACGCCAGTCAAGACCTGACCTTGAAGCAAGGCGAAACAGTCCGTTTCGGCGAAATGATGCTGACCTACAAGAAAATGACCCGCCAGGGAGAGCCGGGCCAGTTAGGAACGAAGTTCGGTGCCGAAGTGACCGTCGAGAGCATGGGCCAGGTCGCGACGGTAAACCCCGAGATGGAGTTGGGGGGCGACCAGGGCATGGTCGACCACCCGGTGAAGATCGCCGACAACATGGAGCTCGTTATGGCTGGCATGGACGCAGCCGACAAATCCGTCCGGCTACGCATCCAGCTCACCACCCCGCTCTATCCGGTCGAGATCTACCACAAGCCGTTGACCAGCCTCGTCTGGCTTGGGACTGGGGTCATGACCCTTGGTGGCTTCCTTTCCGCTTTTTACAGACGCGCCCGCAGGCCCGTAACCGCCCCGGAGTCGCCTCAGGTCGCTCCGCTTGGAGCAAAGCCGAAGCGGGCACCCGCAATGCTAGGAGATAAACCATGA
- a CDS encoding cytochrome c maturation protein CcmE codes for MKLGVLVSIVVGLAAAGGLTTVFVSNSSPYVTIQDASGHPQRVHVVGKIVPDTLKRNTLAGEVRFNLKDETGAMAVKYVGPPQPNLESATQVVVVGKLDEGVFHADQMLVKCPSKYESEAKTS; via the coding sequence ATGAAACTCGGAGTACTCGTCTCGATCGTCGTTGGCCTCGCCGCAGCCGGTGGTCTCACCACCGTGTTCGTGAGCAATTCATCGCCATATGTGACGATTCAGGACGCTTCTGGGCACCCTCAGCGCGTACACGTCGTGGGCAAAATCGTCCCCGACACACTGAAGCGCAATACTTTGGCAGGCGAAGTCCGGTTCAATCTCAAAGACGAGACCGGCGCTATGGCCGTGAAGTACGTGGGTCCGCCTCAGCCCAACCTCGAATCCGCGACCCAAGTGGTCGTGGTTGGCAAGCTAGACGAGGGTGTGTTCCACGCCGACCAGATGCTGGTGAAGTGTCCCTCGAAGTACGAAAGCGAAGCGAAGACCAGCTAA